A region of the Arenibacter antarcticus genome:
ATTCTGCGATAATAGCCTTAAGCAATCCGGCTTCATCCGGTATACCAGGGCCTGGTGATAATACAATTTTGTCGAACACCGCCACCTCGTCAAGGGTTATTTGGTCATTTCTTCGTACAACTACCTCGCAATCTAGATCTTCTAGATAATGTACCAAGTTATAGGTAAAGCTATCGTAATTGTCTATAACAAGAATGGCTCCTTTTTGTCCTCCCAAAGCGGGAGAGGAGATTGTATTTTCTTTATTTTGATGTTTATCCATTAGAATTGAATATTGTACTTTTCCTATTGATTTTTTTTATCTTCCATCAGTTCCCATTACTTGTTGGGAATGTGGTTTATATGGACTCTGCTATTTCTAAAGCTTTGGTAAGGGCTCCTAGTTTGTTGTAGGTTTCCTGTAGTTCATTTTCGGGGATGGAGGCAGCCACTAGGCCCGCCCCAGCCTGATAGTGCAATTGATGGTTTTTACTTAAAAAGGTACGGATCATAATAGCATGATTAAAATTGCCGTTAAAATCCATAAAACCGATAGCCCCACCATAATATCCACGGTTTGTCTTTTCGTATTTTTCAATTAGTTGCATGGCCATATGTTTAGGTGCACCACTTAAGGTACCGGCAGGAAACGTGTCAGCCACCACTTTCATAGTGGGGATATGCGCTTTCTTTTGTCCGGTAACTTTAGATACCAGATGGATGACATGAGAGAAGAATTGAACCTCTCTATAATTTTCTACCTGTACCATATTCCCATTTCTACTGAGATCGTTCCGGGCCAGATCAACCAGCATTACGTGCTCGCTATTCTCCTTATCGTCTATTTTTAATTTTTTTGCCAGCTCAGCATCCTGTTCATCGTTTCCAGTTCGTTTAAAGGTGCCGGCAATGGGGTGAATTTCGGCCTTTCCATCCTTTACGATCAATTGGGCTTCGGGCGAACTTCCGAATATTTTAAAATCTCCATAATCAAAATAGAACAAATAGGGCGATGGGTTTATGGATCGTAGGGCGCGATAAACATTAAATTCGTCTCCCTTAAATTCTTGGGAGAATCGCTTTGATAATACCAACTGAAAAACATCCCCTCTATGGCAGTGTTTTTTCGCCAATTCTACCTGCTCCTTATATTCGTCGTCCATTAAGTTAGAAACTGGATCGCCACTCTTACTAAAGTTATAAGAGGCAAAGTTTTTGGCACTGAGGATCTGCTCTATCTCTGCAATATTACTTTCTGATTGGTAACAATGAGCGAAAATATAGGCTTCATTTTTAAAGTGGTTGATGGCCACTATATTACTATATACGGCATAATATATATCCGGGATGGAAATGCTATTGTCTTTTTTGGAGATGGTTATATCCTCAAAATATCGAACGGCATCATAGGCCATATAGCCAAACAATCCATTGTTTATAAACTTGAAGTCATTGTTGGAAGCTTGGAACCGTTGACTGAATTGGTGCAATAGTGCTGGGATATCCGTATCCTTGTTTACGGGTATTTTCTCTGTACTACCATCTGGGAACTGTTGTACCAACAACTCATTCTCTAGGGCGATAGAAGCAATTGGATTACAACAGATATACGAAAAACTATTATCGTTAGCATGGTAGTCGCTACTCTCCAATAAGATGCTGTTGGGAAAACGATCTCTTATTTTTAAATAAACACTTACAGGGGTAATGGTGTCTGCAAGAATCTTCTTATGATGCGAAACTAAAGGGTATTTCATGTTAAATTTTTATTTCTGTCCGTACAAACGGGAATTTTTACTTTTATGATAAACGAAAAAAAGGCCTGTCGTGATGACAAGCCTTTTATATAGTTATACTACAATGATGCTCCTCTCACGATGTTTTTCGTAAGTTGTTCCACCACCAAGTATTTGAAATCGAGTTCTTCATTATAAGCCAAATATAAGAAGGAATTTTAAAAGTACAAACGAAGTGTTACGTAAAAAATAAAAAACCCCACAAATGTGAGGTTTTAAACAATTTAATTTCAGTATTTCTTAGAATTCCAAATCTACCACTAGGTCAAATTCGTCATATATAGTTTTGTCCCCTAAATTGTCGAAGAAACTACCAGACCCAAATTTTACATCGTATAATGAGCGATCTACTTTCATGGTTGCGGTAGCTTTACTCCCGTAAACGGAAAGGTTAAAAGTAATAGGATTGGTCTTCCCTTTTATAGTAAGGTTGCCTATAACCTCATAGGAGTTTTTTCCGGTAGCGGTTACTTTTGTAAAAACTAGATTAGAGGTAGCATGTTTATCTACTCCAAAGAAATCGTCGGATTTTAAGTGATTTTCTAATTTTCCTTTGTATTCCCCCTCTAAGTCGTGAGAAACCAAGGTAGTCATGTCTACTACAAATTCCCCGCCTACTAATTTATCGTCGTTAAAGATCAAGGCGCCTTCCTTTAGGTCTATAACACCATAATGGGAACCAGTAACCTTATACCCTTTCCAGGTTACGGAGCTTTCCGAGGCTTTTACTATTTTCTTGTCGTTTTCAACTGGGTTAGACGCTATTGCAGTGAATCCTGTAACTACGGCCAATACTAATGATAATGTTGTTTTTCTCATAATTCTAATTCTTGTTTAAGGTTTATATTTAATTTATATGTGGGTAATTAACTCTTTTTTAGGCTTTCGCACTTTTTTATTGTGTTGGGTGGTATCTTCTTCAGATCTATACCCTATGGCTACCAATACCGCGGCGTTTAAGCCCTTTTCAGTAAGTCCAAGGATTTCATTTATATCTGGAGCGTCAAACCCTTCCATCGGGCAGCTATCTATTTTAAGATCTGCGGCTGCAGACAATAGATTTCCCAGAGCAAGATATGCTTGTCTAGCGGTCCAAGAAGCCTTTTCAGACTCGGGCAATGTTACCAGTTTAGATTTCATAAAGTCAGCACGACCTCCTAAACTCTCAAGTGGGATATTACGGGTGGCACTAACATTCTCTAAATAATCATCTACTAATTCTTCGCCAAAAGTGGATTGATTTGCTAATATGATAACATGAGATGATTCGGTGATCTGAGCTTGGTCCCATGCAGCAGGTCTTAGTTTTTCCCGCACCTCTTTATCTTCAATAACAAAGATTTCATAAGGCTGTAACCCGTAAGAGGAGGCGCTTAAGGAAATAGCATCCAATAAGCTTTCTAATTTTTCGGGTGAAACTTTTTTGGAGGTATCAAATTTTTTGGTGGCATATCGCCAGTTTAAGGTATCTAAGTAGTTGCTCATCATTAATATATTTGTATGGTATTTTAATCTTTATCTTTAAAACTTGTCCAAGAGCCTGTTTAATTCCTGTAGTTCTTGTAGATTAAAATTTTGGATTATTTTCCTTTCTGCTTCAATAATGTTCTTATCAATTTCTAACAGATCTGCCTCACCTTTAGGGGTAATAGTGATTTCTATTTTCCGTCTATTACTGGGGCAAACTTCTCGGTTTACATAATCCTTTAGAATCAATTTGTCCACAAGTCTGGTTGTGTTGCTCATTTTGGTCACCATTCTATCATTTAACGTGGAAAGATTTGCAGGTTTCCCTTTTTGTCCCCTTAAAATTCTAAGGACGTTAAACTGTTGTAGTGAAACACCGAAGGGTTTAATCGCTTGCCCCATTATGTCATTGATTTTATTTTCCACAAGACTAATGTGAATCAGCGTCCTACTTTCTAAGGGAATTGACTTTTCGGTTTTTATAATTTCCTCTACATCCATGTCTATACAATAATTGTATGTACAAATGTATGTCGTATTCCTTGATCTCCAATTTAGTTTTGTGCTAATTTTGTGTTAAATACGATTTAAGGGTTTTCTGAGGGCTTAAGTTTTTCGGAAAGCTTAGCAAAAATAAGGCTTGGATTTTTTTTAAATATCGTTATTTTTGAAAACTTAAATTAAATGAAATGGCAGATTTATCACAAGAAGAATGGAATGCACAATTGGAAGGCGACCAGAATGCTTTTGTATTGGATGTTAGAACAGCGGAAGAGGTAGAGGAAGGGTATATTCCCAACATGACAAATATTGACATACATCTGGGGCAGGAGTTCATGACTGAGCTGGAAAAATTGGATAAGACCAAGAATTATTATGTGTACTGTAGGTCTGGACAGCGAAGTGGTCAGGCATGTGCCATTATGAACAAATT
Encoded here:
- a CDS encoding anthranilate synthase component I family protein, producing the protein MKYPLVSHHKKILADTITPVSVYLKIRDRFPNSILLESSDYHANDNSFSYICCNPIASIALENELLVQQFPDGSTEKIPVNKDTDIPALLHQFSQRFQASNNDFKFINNGLFGYMAYDAVRYFEDITISKKDNSISIPDIYYAVYSNIVAINHFKNEAYIFAHCYQSESNIAEIEQILSAKNFASYNFSKSGDPVSNLMDDEYKEQVELAKKHCHRGDVFQLVLSKRFSQEFKGDEFNVYRALRSINPSPYLFYFDYGDFKIFGSSPEAQLIVKDGKAEIHPIAGTFKRTGNDEQDAELAKKLKIDDKENSEHVMLVDLARNDLSRNGNMVQVENYREVQFFSHVIHLVSKVTGQKKAHIPTMKVVADTFPAGTLSGAPKHMAMQLIEKYEKTNRGYYGGAIGFMDFNGNFNHAIMIRTFLSKNHQLHYQAGAGLVAASIPENELQETYNKLGALTKALEIAESI
- a CDS encoding YceI family protein; the encoded protein is MRKTTLSLVLAVVTGFTAIASNPVENDKKIVKASESSVTWKGYKVTGSHYGVIDLKEGALIFNDDKLVGGEFVVDMTTLVSHDLEGEYKGKLENHLKSDDFFGVDKHATSNLVFTKVTATGKNSYEVIGNLTIKGKTNPITFNLSVYGSKATATMKVDRSLYDVKFGSGSFFDNLGDKTIYDEFDLVVDLEF
- a CDS encoding NAD(P)H-dependent oxidoreductase, whose product is MMSNYLDTLNWRYATKKFDTSKKVSPEKLESLLDAISLSASSYGLQPYEIFVIEDKEVREKLRPAAWDQAQITESSHVIILANQSTFGEELVDDYLENVSATRNIPLESLGGRADFMKSKLVTLPESEKASWTARQAYLALGNLLSAAADLKIDSCPMEGFDAPDINEILGLTEKGLNAAVLVAIGYRSEEDTTQHNKKVRKPKKELITHI
- a CDS encoding MarR family winged helix-turn-helix transcriptional regulator → MDVEEIIKTEKSIPLESRTLIHISLVENKINDIMGQAIKPFGVSLQQFNVLRILRGQKGKPANLSTLNDRMVTKMSNTTRLVDKLILKDYVNREVCPSNRRKIEITITPKGEADLLEIDKNIIEAERKIIQNFNLQELQELNRLLDKF
- a CDS encoding rhodanese-like domain-containing protein yields the protein MADLSQEEWNAQLEGDQNAFVLDVRTAEEVEEGYIPNMTNIDIHLGQEFMTELEKLDKTKNYYVYCRSGQRSGQACAIMNKLGFKNAYNLQGGIMNWEGEIVEE